One part of the Oscillatoria sp. FACHB-1406 genome encodes these proteins:
- the cas5d gene encoding type I-D CRISPR-associated protein Cas5/Csc1, translated as MNPASSSGLTKYSTASLIELWCAEPIFFASRELSDTYYTESAIGNYALAYALGWARSPYRLIGEETGKPRYFEDLTPLSGQSYILPAWPIGGSASLRFERFNALSDAYWYAMTNNRVATAREDLPLSRTGKKPNSYRPSNFPQTGRLRLIERGNRFQTIVFGDRELPEYIRVGKFISKVRVEQVQQLKVRELPIDTYSCNTYLNVADLPQNIELLAFDLIAMPPASLLKNLRFRGAAWQIGNFICPANLNFCGGQDRD; from the coding sequence ATGAATCCCGCTTCATCTTCGGGTCTGACAAAGTATTCTACTGCGTCTTTAATCGAACTCTGGTGTGCCGAACCGATATTTTTTGCTTCGCGAGAACTGTCGGATACTTACTACACAGAAAGTGCGATCGGTAACTATGCTCTCGCTTATGCGCTAGGATGGGCGCGATCGCCCTATCGCCTCATCGGTGAAGAAACAGGCAAACCTCGTTATTTTGAGGATTTAACGCCCCTGAGCGGTCAAAGTTATATCCTCCCCGCTTGGCCGATTGGAGGCTCTGCATCGCTGCGATTCGAGCGTTTTAACGCACTTTCCGACGCTTATTGGTATGCGATGACGAATAATCGCGTCGCCACGGCGCGGGAAGACTTACCGCTCAGTCGCACCGGCAAAAAACCGAATAGCTATCGCCCCAGTAACTTTCCTCAAACCGGCAGATTGCGACTTATCGAACGAGGTAATCGGTTTCAAACTATTGTATTCGGCGATCGCGAACTCCCTGAATATATCCGCGTTGGCAAATTTATCAGCAAAGTTCGAGTCGAGCAAGTACAGCAACTCAAGGTTCGCGAACTTCCTATCGATACCTACTCTTGCAATACTTATCTTAATGTCGCAGACTTGCCTCAAAATATCGAGCTTTTAGCTTTCGATCTAATTGCAATGCCTCCAGCTTCACTCCTCAAAAATTTACGCTTCCGAGGGGCTGCATGGCAAATTGGCAACTTTATTTGTCCGGCAAATCTTAATTTCTGTGGAGGACAAGATCGTGACTAA
- the cas7d gene encoding type I-D CRISPR-associated protein Cas7/Csc2, with the protein MSIEKLQPFLAPNYENFPKGRTIGLVVLRTTKSETIFRTEGTGEPMCAEYVQAGVTHTESIPRLVMTKRKQVAPERRKGREFLRSHNLLYPAPKTKELCALNTNAPCEMCIDCFLYGFAAGGEGAQKSRVWTEDAFTVLPSTELIGDRTINAIFETGTMRDEKGNASTALNTSEYIKPGVHFLDIVTLKDVTADELRYVLGNILLTTRYGAVSSRIGRMDNQIIGVFGGIAELPSSLELVQNVYDLLKKERPELEHPFELETLLAATAEAIATWNNKRGISMQLSAAECDELIADVDRHWSTSEQETFLKRLSESYEPWRKIKGENSGKKGKDKKTKTDVESGES; encoded by the coding sequence ATGTCTATCGAAAAACTACAACCTTTTCTTGCTCCAAACTATGAAAACTTCCCGAAAGGTCGGACGATTGGCTTAGTTGTTCTCCGCACCACCAAATCAGAAACAATTTTTCGGACAGAAGGAACGGGAGAGCCGATGTGTGCGGAATACGTCCAGGCAGGCGTAACTCATACAGAATCAATTCCTCGGTTGGTGATGACCAAACGCAAACAAGTTGCCCCAGAACGGCGCAAGGGGCGAGAATTTTTACGGTCTCATAACCTCTTATACCCTGCACCGAAAACCAAGGAACTTTGCGCGCTTAATACTAACGCACCGTGCGAAATGTGCATTGATTGTTTCCTTTATGGGTTTGCCGCAGGTGGAGAGGGCGCACAAAAAAGTCGCGTTTGGACTGAGGATGCCTTTACTGTTTTACCGAGTACGGAATTAATCGGCGATCGCACGATTAATGCTATTTTTGAAACGGGAACGATGCGCGATGAAAAAGGAAATGCTTCGACAGCACTCAATACCAGCGAATATATCAAACCGGGCGTTCATTTCCTTGATATCGTTACCCTGAAAGATGTAACAGCAGATGAGCTTCGGTACGTTTTGGGTAATATTTTACTAACCACTCGCTACGGGGCAGTTTCGAGTCGAATCGGGCGGATGGATAATCAAATTATCGGAGTCTTCGGTGGTATAGCCGAATTACCCAGTTCCCTTGAATTAGTTCAAAATGTTTACGATCTGCTCAAAAAAGAGCGACCCGAGCTAGAACATCCTTTCGAGTTAGAAACTCTGCTAGCTGCAACAGCAGAAGCTATTGCAACTTGGAACAATAAGCGAGGAATTTCGATGCAACTTTCAGCAGCAGAGTGTGATGAGCTAATCGCTGATGTCGATCGCCATTGGTCTACATCAGAGCAGGAAACGTTTCTTAAACGCTTGAGCGAATCTTACGAACCTTGGCGAAAAATAAAGGGTGAAAATTCTGGCAAGAAAGGGAAAGATAAAAAAACGAAGACAGACGTAGAATCTGGCGAGTCATAA